The genomic stretch CTGAGGAGATTGTCCTCATAAAAGAAAACATACCCTGTCTGTTTGGTGATCTTTTTGAACACCGATTCCAGGGAAACGCCGGTTTCAGAAAGGGTCACTTTCTGGGCATAGCCTTCGGCATTGGCTTTCAAAAGCAGTGTGAGCAAGAAGATTGCGGTCAATTTCATTGCCTTTACAATTAGTGTCCGTCGGACGGAAGCAGGTTCATACAAAACAGGCTCCGGCCGGTGTGGAGTTTTGGTTAATGGGTAACCAATACTGGTTTCCCCATTTAAAAGCAGATTCATACCTTTACAGGGTTTGGTTAATAAAACAGTTATCCTTGAACAGTTAACAACATTTTCTTGACCAGACAGCCACCGGAAGTGCTCGCAACACTTCCGGTTTTTGTTTGGCGTTTGTGATCATGGCTATACCTGGTGCTTATACTTCATTGAATTATCTGGCTTTTACGGTGATGTTCTTTCCATCTACACTGAATTTCACATTACTGGAAAAAGCAATCAGCTTCAGGATCTCGGAAAAATCATCGGTGATATAGATACTGCCGCTGAAATGCGCCTGGATCGATTTATCATAACTGATGCGCACATCATACCAGCGTTCCACCTGCCTGAGCACCATGCCCAGGTCGGCGCTCTTGAAATAAAACCGGCCGTTGACCCAGCTGGCGGCGGTTTCCACATCTACCTTATTCACTGTTTTTTGTCCGTCTTCCGTGGTTACACATTCCTCACCGGGTTGCAGGATCAGGGATTTCCCTGTGCCCTCAGCCGGTCCAATCTTCACTTTTCCTTCCAGCAGCGTGGTGGTCATAACCGGTTCATTGCTGTAGGCATTGATATTGAACCGGGTGCCCAGCACTTCAATTTCCTGGTGGTTCACAGTCACTATAAAAGGCTGCTCTTTATTCTGCGCCACTTCAAAATAGGCCTCGCCCTGCACCATCACCTTTCTTTCATTACCCCTGAAAGTAGTGGGGTAACGGATAGAAGAAGCGGCGTTAAGCCAGACCTTCGTACCATCGGGCAGGCTCAGCTTAAACCTGCTGCCGCGGAGAGTGGTCATGGTATTATAGAGCACGGGCGCATCTGCAACGGCGGCATATACCAGGTTACCATCCTGCAGCATGACCGAAGTGCCAGCCTGATCAGCTATCTGCCCGTTGCCGAGACTGTCCAGCTGAATGGCTTTGCCGCTGGCCAGTTTCAGGTAAACGCCTTCGGAGCCAGATCTGACAGGTCCCGGCGTGGGCTGGGCCGCCACCGGCACAGGCGTTCCGGCAACCGGATGCATAAATTGCCAGGCGCCAAAACCTGCTGCCAGCAGCACGGCGGCGGCAGCCGCCCACCACCATCTTTTATGCAAAGAGCGTACAGGTACAGAGGGAGCCAGGACATCGTTCCTGACGGCATTCCAAATGGCTAAGCTGGTATCGTTGTTCAGGACCGTACCGGAAGCAGGCACTGCTTCGTACGCTTCACTGATCTGGTGGAGCTGTTCCTCGTAAGAAGGATCGGCCAGGAGGCGGAACAATTCCTGCCTTTCTGCCGGGGTACATGATTTTTCCATGTAGTGCGTAAACAGCTCTACTAATTGCTGATGAGTCTTCATTATCAAAGGTTGAATGGGGCCGGGAAATTGAGGGCCACTACTGAAGACACCGCTGCGGAGCAAACGTATTAGGTAAAAAGAAAAAAGATCAGCTGATGAAGATAGCCAGGCAGAGCGAGGAGGGCGCCAGCACATTCTTTCCTACCAGGTACGCCCGGATAGTGCGCATGGCCTGCATAACATGTACTTTGGCGGTATTGGGAGAAATGCCCATGGCATCCGCCGTTTCCTCACGGCTCAGGCCATTGATCTTGAACAGCTCAAAAGCTTTGAGCTGGGCCGGGGTCAGCAGTTTCATGGCTTCCCGCAGCTGGAGGTCCACATCAGCCGCCAGCAGTTGCTGGTCCGCCATATCCGCGGTGGCAGGCGCCTGCTGCAATAGTACCCGCAGCTGGGCTTCGGCACGGGCAACGCTGCGCAGCACGTTAAAGGCGCGGTTGCGGGCCATGATAAAGAGC from Candidatus Pseudobacter hemicellulosilyticus encodes the following:
- a CDS encoding FecR domain-containing protein, whose amino-acid sequence is MKTHQQLVELFTHYMEKSCTPAERQELFRLLADPSYEEQLHQISEAYEAVPASGTVLNNDTSLAIWNAVRNDVLAPSVPVRSLHKRWWWAAAAAVLLAAGFGAWQFMHPVAGTPVPVAAQPTPGPVRSGSEGVYLKLASGKAIQLDSLGNGQIADQAGTSVMLQDGNLVYAAVADAPVLYNTMTTLRGSRFKLSLPDGTKVWLNAASSIRYPTTFRGNERKVMVQGEAYFEVAQNKEQPFIVTVNHQEIEVLGTRFNINAYSNEPVMTTTLLEGKVKIGPAEGTGKSLILQPGEECVTTEDGQKTVNKVDVETAASWVNGRFYFKSADLGMVLRQVERWYDVRISYDKSIQAHFSGSIYITDDFSEILKLIAFSSNVKFSVDGKNITVKAR
- a CDS encoding sigma-70 family RNA polymerase sigma factor, with translation MNAISHTQHSAQDLLLQLICEGDEKAFEQLYFLHKDRVYEIALVYTESPQLSEEILQDVFVQVWTKRLELPSIADFRSWLFIMARNRAFNVLRSVARAEAQLRVLLQQAPATADMADQQLLAADVDLQLREAMKLLTPAQLKAFELFKINGLSREETADAMGISPNTAKVHVMQAMRTIRAYLVGKNVLAPSSLCLAIFIS